The Streptomyces camelliae genome window below encodes:
- a CDS encoding TetR/AcrR family transcriptional regulator C-terminal domain-containing protein has protein sequence MEKKRTEARSTSARSRDRGRATRRRLIEATARLCKERPGAEVSVAEIANAAGVFPNQVTYYFGSKDSLLVHAAFLGLLHDARRIERIGRQAPDAATFRRNIARAVLAMPSLPSVARALAAGISKPELAPVVDRHLQLLFRQSERFVSRLIDGRGWRARRPLDVEARTFWSTALGAVLLVRAGAHGTVADLDLAGALTIHDEPEPG, from the coding sequence GTGGAGAAGAAGCGAACCGAAGCTCGATCAACGTCGGCTCGGTCGCGTGACCGTGGTCGCGCGACGAGGCGCCGACTGATTGAGGCAACTGCACGGCTGTGCAAGGAGCGGCCTGGCGCTGAGGTGAGCGTCGCGGAGATCGCGAACGCGGCAGGCGTCTTCCCCAATCAGGTCACCTACTACTTCGGCTCCAAGGACTCGCTGCTCGTGCACGCCGCCTTTCTCGGCTTGCTGCACGACGCCCGACGGATTGAGCGCATCGGTCGCCAAGCCCCAGATGCGGCGACATTTCGGCGCAACATCGCCCGCGCCGTACTGGCCATGCCCTCGCTCCCGTCGGTCGCGCGAGCACTTGCCGCCGGGATCTCCAAGCCGGAACTCGCCCCCGTGGTCGACCGGCACCTCCAGTTGCTGTTCCGGCAATCCGAGCGCTTCGTGAGCCGGCTCATCGACGGTCGCGGCTGGAGGGCCCGTCGACCGCTCGACGTGGAGGCCAGGACCTTCTGGAGCACCGCGCTCGGCGCAGTGCTGCTCGTCCGCGCCGGGGCACACGGCACTGTCGCCGACCTCGACCTCGCCGGAGCATTGACCATCCACGACGAACCCGAGCCAGGCTAG
- a CDS encoding alpha/beta fold hydrolase, whose translation MSPSDSPTVVLVHGAFADASSFARVIPELIARCLDVVAPAVPNRSLLGDSAYIASIVREIPGPVVLVGHSYGGAVITVAGTEDNVTALVYLAGYALEEGESLGELQGGFPDSDLATALVHTPFPIEGSTTPGTDVSVEIDKFPSVFAADVDPHLAAVLAVSQRPLAAQAFAEKAPKAAWKTKPSWGLVATADHTINPEVERYGYQRAGMTTVEVDSSHLVMLAHPERVIELIEEAVRATAH comes from the coding sequence TTGTCCCCTTCCGACAGCCCGACCGTCGTCCTGGTCCACGGCGCCTTCGCCGACGCGTCCAGCTTCGCTCGTGTCATCCCCGAACTGATCGCCCGCTGCCTGGACGTGGTGGCCCCGGCTGTGCCCAACCGCAGTCTGCTCGGCGACTCCGCCTACATCGCCTCGATCGTCCGTGAGATACCCGGACCGGTCGTCCTGGTCGGGCACTCCTACGGCGGCGCCGTCATCACCGTCGCCGGTACGGAGGACAACGTCACAGCGCTGGTCTACCTGGCCGGCTACGCCCTGGAGGAGGGCGAGAGCCTGGGCGAGCTGCAGGGCGGCTTCCCGGATTCCGACCTGGCCACCGCGCTCGTCCACACGCCGTTCCCGATCGAGGGCTCCACCACTCCCGGCACCGACGTGTCGGTCGAGATCGACAAGTTCCCGTCCGTCTTCGCCGCCGATGTCGACCCCCACCTCGCGGCCGTGCTCGCCGTCTCCCAGCGTCCCCTGGCCGCACAGGCCTTCGCCGAGAAGGCTCCGAAGGCGGCCTGGAAGACCAAGCCTTCCTGGGGCCTGGTCGCCACGGCCGACCACACCATCAACCCCGAGGTGGAGCGTTACGGCTACCAGCGTGCCGGCATGACCACTGTCGAGGTCGATTCCTCGCACCTGGTGATGCTCGCCCACCCGGAGCGCGTCATCGAGTTGATCGAGGAGGCCGTCCGGGCCACCGCCCACTGA
- a CDS encoding alpha/beta fold hydrolase, which yields MPYITVGQENSTTIDLYYEDHGTGQPVVLIHGFPLDGHSWERQSAVLLDAGYRVITYDRRGFGQSSQPTTGYDYDTFAADLNTVLETLDLRDAVLVGFSMGTGEVARYVSTYGSARVAKVAFLASLEPCLLKTDDNPDGVAPKEFFDGVVAAVKADRYAYYTDFYKDFYNLDENLGTRISEEAVRNSWNVAAGGGFFAAAAAPSTWYTDFRADIPAIDVPALILHGTGDRILPVAGTARPFHKSLPSADYVEIEGAPHGLLWTHAQEVNAALLTFLSK from the coding sequence TTGCCGTACATCACCGTGGGCCAGGAGAACTCCACCACCATCGACCTCTACTACGAGGACCACGGCACCGGGCAGCCGGTCGTCCTCATTCACGGCTTCCCGCTCGACGGCCATTCCTGGGAGCGGCAGAGCGCCGTACTGCTCGACGCGGGTTACCGCGTGATCACCTACGACCGCCGCGGCTTCGGACAGTCCAGCCAGCCGACGACCGGGTACGACTACGACACTTTCGCGGCCGATCTGAACACCGTGCTGGAGACCCTCGACCTGCGAGACGCCGTCCTGGTCGGCTTCTCCATGGGCACCGGAGAGGTCGCCCGATACGTATCCACCTACGGCTCCGCCCGGGTGGCCAAGGTCGCCTTCCTGGCCTCCCTGGAGCCGTGCCTGCTCAAGACCGACGACAACCCCGACGGGGTGGCACCGAAGGAGTTCTTCGACGGCGTCGTCGCGGCCGTCAAGGCGGACCGCTACGCGTACTACACCGACTTCTACAAGGACTTCTACAACCTCGACGAGAACCTCGGCACCAGGATCAGCGAGGAGGCCGTGCGCAACAGCTGGAACGTCGCGGCGGGTGGCGGCTTCTTCGCGGCGGCCGCCGCGCCGTCCACCTGGTACACCGACTTCCGCGCCGACATCCCGGCCATCGACGTGCCGGCCCTGATCCTGCACGGTACGGGCGACCGGATCCTGCCCGTCGCGGGGACCGCGCGCCCCTTCCACAAGTCGCTCCCGTCCGCCGACTATGTCGAGATCGAAGGCGCGCCACACGGCCTGCTGTGGACCCACGCGCAGGAGGTCAACGCAGCACTCCTCACCTTCCTGAGTAAGTGA
- a CDS encoding GNAT family N-acetyltransferase: protein MTQPAAAPTVERVNTKHRYEILVDGKTAGLTAYRDHDDQRVFYHTEIDDAFAGQGLASILVQQALTDVRAVGKRIVPVCPYVAKFLKKHAEFADIADPVTPEVLRWLETELEH from the coding sequence ATGACACAGCCCGCCGCCGCTCCGACTGTCGAGCGAGTGAACACCAAGCACCGGTACGAAATCCTGGTCGACGGCAAGACCGCAGGCCTCACCGCGTATCGCGACCACGATGACCAGCGCGTTTTCTACCACACCGAAATCGACGACGCCTTCGCCGGTCAGGGCCTGGCTTCGATCCTCGTCCAGCAGGCCCTGACCGATGTACGTGCCGTGGGGAAACGCATCGTGCCGGTCTGCCCTTACGTGGCCAAGTTCCTGAAGAAGCACGCCGAGTTCGCCGACATAGCCGACCCCGTGACCCCAGAAGTCCTGCGATGGCTTGAGACCGAGCTGGAGCACTGA
- a CDS encoding MFS transporter, with protein MPGWLVALLAVASGMTVANLYYAQPLLSSLSGVFHTSTATAGALITLTQVGYVIGMLFLVPLGDRLEKRNLVTVLLAVTALALVAAGLATSFPMLLIASLVSGATSVVAQILVPFAAGLAPDHARGRIVGRVMSGLLTGILLSRTLSSLVSDLAGWRVVFLGSAALMALLAVALRTALPQHAPTTTMPYHHVLRSTVRLVRTHPALLRRGLYQAAMFGAFSAFWTTVSFVLTGPRFHYSPVGVGVFALVGAAGAAIAPFAGHWADRGLVRPMTGIAFVVAALAFALAGFGGHSVVLVALAAILVDMAVQTTLILGQHTVYQLDPAARARLNSAFIAMFFVGGAVGSQLGSVVYHAGGWTGLTALGAALPLVALLYWTTERRKGTAAKPSPAGR; from the coding sequence GTGCCGGGGTGGCTGGTCGCACTCCTGGCCGTCGCCTCCGGCATGACGGTCGCCAACCTCTACTACGCCCAGCCCCTGTTGTCCTCCCTGAGCGGTGTCTTCCACACCAGCACGGCCACCGCCGGGGCACTGATCACGCTGACCCAGGTCGGCTACGTGATCGGCATGCTCTTCCTGGTCCCGCTCGGCGACCGGCTGGAGAAGCGCAACCTGGTCACCGTCCTGCTGGCGGTCACGGCCCTCGCCCTCGTGGCGGCGGGACTCGCCACCAGCTTCCCCATGCTGCTGATCGCCTCGCTGGTCAGCGGGGCCACCTCGGTCGTCGCCCAGATCCTCGTGCCGTTCGCCGCCGGCCTCGCTCCTGACCACGCCCGCGGCCGCATCGTCGGCCGGGTGATGAGCGGCCTGCTCACCGGCATCCTGCTCTCCCGCACGCTGAGCAGTCTGGTCTCGGACCTCGCCGGCTGGCGTGTCGTCTTCCTCGGCTCCGCCGCCCTGATGGCCCTGCTCGCCGTAGCCCTGCGCACGGCCCTGCCGCAGCACGCGCCGACCACGACCATGCCGTACCACCACGTACTGCGCTCCACCGTCCGGCTGGTGCGCACGCACCCGGCACTCCTGCGCCGTGGTCTCTACCAGGCGGCGATGTTCGGCGCCTTCAGTGCCTTCTGGACCACGGTCTCCTTCGTCCTGACCGGCCCCCGCTTCCACTACTCCCCCGTCGGGGTCGGCGTGTTCGCCCTCGTCGGCGCGGCCGGAGCGGCCATCGCCCCGTTCGCCGGGCACTGGGCCGACCGTGGGCTCGTGCGCCCCATGACCGGCATCGCCTTCGTGGTCGCCGCCCTGGCGTTCGCGCTCGCCGGGTTCGGCGGACACAGCGTCGTGCTGGTCGCCCTGGCCGCGATCCTCGTCGACATGGCCGTGCAGACCACCCTGATCCTCGGCCAGCACACCGTCTACCAGCTCGACCCCGCCGCCCGCGCCCGCCTCAACAGCGCCTTCATCGCCATGTTCTTCGTGGGCGGCGCGGTCGGATCGCAGCTCGGATCCGTCGTCTACCACGCCGGAGGCTGGACCGGCCTCACCGCACTCGGTGCTGCCCTCCCCCTCGTCGCCCTCCTCTACTGGACCACCGAACGCCGGAAGGGGACGGCAGCGAAGCCGAGCCCGGCAGGCCGGTAA
- a CDS encoding FAD-dependent monooxygenase gives MAMRVVLLSWWPSAWAMTGRDLENEPADGGGAAFLGGDAEFPQCAAQGAGVRGPARAAAGEAVPTGRITSTTGPKPPTWSAAPGGGPHDRERRAGMSADVIVSGAGPVGLLTAALLDSAGVKVEVIERLTERSKNSRAAVLPLRGLEVLTTVRVEDVLNHPPAELPRPARPEPIRSPPRKCRASGLPPPPSRAGSRRCPAPLETAGASRSSSSRPHERRRDPRPRRS, from the coding sequence ATGGCGATGCGGGTGGTGCTCTTGTCGTGGTGGCCGAGCGCCTGGGCGATGACGGGCCGGGATCTGGAGAACGAGCCGGCGGATGGCGGAGGTGCGGCCTTTCTCGGCGGGGATGCCGAGTTCCCGCAGTGCGCTGCGCAGGGTGCCGGAGTTCGTGGGCCGGCTCGCGCGGCGGCCGGGGAAGCAGTACCGACAGGGCGTATCACGAGCACCACCGGACCGAAACCGCCCACGTGGTCAGCCGCCCCGGGCGGTGGCCCACACGATCGAGAACGGAGGGCAGGCATGAGCGCCGACGTCATCGTCTCGGGCGCGGGACCCGTCGGGCTGCTGACGGCCGCGCTGCTGGACTCGGCCGGGGTGAAGGTGGAGGTCATCGAGCGGCTCACCGAGCGCAGCAAGAACTCCCGTGCCGCCGTACTGCCTCTCCGCGGCCTGGAGGTCCTGACGACGGTGCGGGTCGAGGACGTGCTGAATCACCCACCAGCCGAACTTCCAAGGCCGGCACGTCCCGAGCCCATTCGCTCACCACCTCGTAAGTGTCGGGCCTCGGGACTTCCTCCTCCCCCTTCCCGTGCCGGTAGCCGCAGATGCCCGGCTCCTCTCGAAACGGCCGGCGCCTCTCGCAGCAGCAGTAGCCGACCGCACGAGCGCCGTCGGGATCCCCGTCCCCGGCGATCCTGA
- a CDS encoding beta-ketoacyl-[acyl-carrier-protein] synthase family protein has translation MHRTEVVVTGLGAITPLGGDVVSTWGALLAGESGIRGGVLRGHEDVGLPDTVAGTMAIDPAELLLPVQARRLDRSQQAAFAAAAEAWADAGAPQVDPDRLASAIGTGIGGVRTLLKEDDVLEAAGTRRVSPRTVPMLMPNAAAALISIEYGARAGVYTPVSACSSGAEAIALGARLIRAGEADVVIAGGTEAAITPITVAGFAQAQALSRHTDEPASASRPFAADRNGFVLSEGAAVVVLESAEHAGARGARVHAVLAGAGIAADAHHITAPAPDGSGQISAMRKALAQAGLAPEQISHINAHATGTPVGDVAEAHAIGEVFGRATVTAPKAALGHLFGAAGAIEALIAVLSVEHGVIPPTRNLTAAGVDPDIDLDVVAERRNVPQDVVLSNSFGFGGQNVSLIVTAARHHASRTASTTP, from the coding sequence ATGCACCGGACCGAAGTCGTCGTGACCGGACTCGGCGCGATCACGCCACTCGGTGGAGACGTGGTGTCTACGTGGGGCGCCCTGCTTGCCGGCGAGTCCGGCATCCGCGGCGGCGTCCTGCGCGGCCACGAGGACGTCGGCCTTCCCGACACCGTCGCGGGGACGATGGCGATCGACCCCGCCGAGTTGCTGCTGCCGGTGCAGGCCAGGCGGCTCGACCGCTCGCAGCAGGCGGCCTTCGCCGCGGCGGCCGAAGCCTGGGCCGATGCCGGTGCCCCGCAGGTGGACCCGGACCGGCTCGCATCAGCGATCGGCACGGGCATCGGGGGCGTACGGACGCTGTTGAAGGAAGACGACGTACTGGAGGCGGCCGGAACTCGGCGCGTCTCTCCACGCACGGTCCCGATGCTCATGCCCAATGCGGCGGCGGCGCTGATCAGTATCGAATACGGTGCACGGGCCGGGGTCTATACGCCCGTCTCGGCGTGCTCTTCCGGTGCCGAGGCGATCGCGCTGGGGGCCAGGCTCATCCGTGCCGGCGAGGCGGACGTGGTCATCGCGGGCGGGACCGAGGCCGCGATCACCCCGATCACCGTCGCCGGCTTCGCCCAGGCACAAGCACTGTCGCGGCATACCGATGAACCCGCGTCGGCGTCCCGGCCGTTCGCCGCGGACCGCAACGGATTCGTGCTCAGTGAAGGCGCCGCTGTCGTGGTGCTCGAAAGCGCCGAGCACGCCGGCGCCCGAGGCGCGCGCGTCCACGCGGTACTCGCGGGCGCCGGCATCGCCGCCGACGCTCACCACATCACGGCACCCGCTCCCGACGGCTCCGGTCAGATCTCGGCCATGCGGAAGGCCCTTGCGCAAGCCGGTTTGGCTCCCGAGCAGATCAGCCACATCAACGCCCACGCCACCGGAACTCCGGTCGGTGACGTCGCCGAGGCACACGCGATCGGGGAAGTATTCGGCCGCGCCACCGTGACAGCCCCCAAGGCGGCACTCGGGCATCTCTTCGGCGCGGCTGGTGCGATCGAAGCGCTCATCGCCGTCCTCAGTGTGGAGCACGGCGTCATCCCGCCGACCCGCAACCTCACCGCGGCCGGTGTCGATCCCGACATCGATCTCGATGTCGTCGCAGAGCGACGAAACGTCCCCCAGGATGTCGTGCTCAGCAACTCCTTCGGCTTCGGTGGGCAGAACGTCTCACTCATCGTCACCGCCGCACGGCACCACGCGTCCCGTACGGCCTCGACGACACCATGA
- a CDS encoding pirin family protein, whose protein sequence is MSNVETDPVALRCGAADHREPAPQVDVLSARDVPLGGPRAMTVRRTLPQRARTLIGAWCFIDHYGPDDVADTGGMDVAPHPHTGLQTVSWLFSGEIEHRDSLGSHAFVRPGELNLMTSGYGISHSEVSTAATTILHGVQLWVALPEQHRNTCRDFRHYAPKPVRVGGAEIRVFLGSLAGDTSPVRTFTPLLGAELVLDPRSTTTLPVAAAFEYGLLVDQGVVRMAGTLLHPAELGYLGTGNDTLTLTNESDTPARAVLLGGTPFEEQIVMWWNFIGRSHEDIVDARKAWENASDRFGSVEGYDGHRLPAPALPNATIAPRKNPTRH, encoded by the coding sequence ATGAGCAACGTCGAAACGGATCCCGTCGCGCTGCGCTGCGGTGCCGCCGACCACCGTGAGCCCGCGCCGCAGGTCGACGTGCTGTCCGCGCGCGACGTCCCCTTGGGCGGCCCACGGGCCATGACGGTGCGGCGCACGCTGCCACAGCGGGCGCGGACGCTGATCGGTGCCTGGTGTTTCATCGACCACTACGGCCCCGACGACGTCGCCGACACCGGCGGCATGGACGTCGCTCCCCATCCGCACACTGGTCTGCAGACCGTGAGCTGGCTGTTCAGCGGGGAGATCGAGCACCGCGACAGCCTGGGCAGCCACGCGTTCGTACGGCCCGGTGAGCTGAACCTCATGACCAGCGGGTACGGTATCAGCCACTCGGAAGTCTCCACCGCCGCCACCACGATCCTGCACGGCGTCCAGCTGTGGGTGGCTCTGCCGGAACAACACCGGAACACCTGCCGGGACTTCCGGCACTACGCGCCGAAACCGGTCCGGGTGGGCGGGGCGGAAATCAGAGTCTTCCTGGGATCCCTCGCGGGTGACACCTCTCCGGTGCGGACGTTCACTCCCCTGCTCGGCGCCGAACTCGTCCTCGACCCGCGCTCGACGACCACACTCCCCGTAGCGGCCGCCTTCGAGTACGGCCTGCTCGTCGACCAAGGGGTTGTCCGCATGGCCGGAACACTCCTGCACCCGGCGGAACTGGGCTACCTCGGCACGGGAAACGACACCTTGACGCTGACGAACGAGTCGGACACCCCCGCTCGGGCGGTGCTGCTCGGCGGCACGCCGTTCGAGGAGCAGATCGTCATGTGGTGGAACTTCATCGGCCGTAGCCACGAGGACATCGTCGACGCCAGGAAAGCCTGGGAGAACGCGTCCGACCGCTTCGGCAGCGTCGAAGGTTACGACGGCCACCGCCTTCCCGCGCCCGCCCTTCCGAATGCCACCATCGCGCCACGCAAGAACCCGACGCGTCACTGA
- a CDS encoding carboxymuconolactone decarboxylase family protein — protein MRSLPRRGDRGLVELINLRVSQINGCAYCLNAHTRAALHARETAQRLGVPAAWRESGWRSPSTRATGSPP, from the coding sequence GTGCGGTCGCTGCCGAGGCGGGGAGACCGTGGCCTGGTAGAGCTGATCAACCTCCGTGTGTCACAGATCAACGGCTGCGCCTACTGCCTGAACGCGCACACCAGGGCCGCTTTGCACGCCCGCGAGACCGCTCAGCGCCTGGGCGTGCCGGCTGCCTGGCGCGAGTCTGGGTGGCGATCACCATCAACGCGTGCAACCGGATCTCCGCCCTGA